One Vallitalea pronyensis genomic region harbors:
- a CDS encoding type III pantothenate kinase, whose product MLFVIDIGNTNIVLGAFKGDDLVVSWRMTTKTPRTSDEYGLFMYNLLLSKGIDKDEIKDVIIASVVPNIMYSLVSGIIKYFDTTPIIVGPGVKTGIDIRTDNPKEVGADRIVNTVSAYDTYGGPAIVIDFGTATTYDVVTEDGIFNAAITSPGIKIAANALWQKAAKLPEIEIKKPDSILAKNTVTSMQAGLVYGYIGQVEYIVKKVKEEMKRPDMKVIATGGLAKIIYSETDVIDVYDPMLTLKGLKIIYDKNRS is encoded by the coding sequence ATGTTATTTGTCATTGATATCGGTAATACGAATATCGTACTTGGCGCATTTAAAGGTGATGACCTTGTTGTCAGTTGGCGTATGACCACCAAGACACCACGTACGTCAGATGAATATGGGTTATTTATGTATAATTTGCTGCTGAGTAAAGGCATTGATAAAGATGAGATAAAAGATGTGATTATAGCCTCTGTTGTACCTAATATCATGTACTCTTTAGTGAGTGGTATTATTAAATATTTTGATACAACACCCATTATTGTTGGACCTGGTGTAAAGACGGGTATTGATATTCGTACAGATAATCCAAAAGAGGTTGGCGCTGATCGTATTGTGAACACAGTAAGTGCCTATGATACTTATGGAGGACCAGCTATTGTCATTGATTTTGGGACAGCTACTACCTATGATGTGGTCACAGAGGATGGTATTTTTAATGCGGCCATTACATCACCGGGTATTAAGATTGCTGCGAATGCATTATGGCAAAAAGCGGCAAAGCTGCCAGAAATAGAAATCAAGAAACCTGATAGTATTTTAGCTAAGAACACCGTGACGAGTATGCAGGCAGGACTTGTATATGGTTATATAGGACAAGTGGAATACATTGTTAAGAAAGTGAAAGAAGAAATGAAGCGACCAGACATGAAAGTCATTGCCACGGGAGGATTAGCGAAGATTATTTATTCAGAGACAGATGTCATTGATGTGTACGATCCCATGTTAACCTTAAAAGGACTAAAAATTATCTATGACAAAAATAGAAGTTGA
- the lysS gene encoding lysine--tRNA ligase, whose translation MSDNPNNSVDKEQDLNELLKIRRDKLAALQSKGKDPFQLTKFDVSHHGDEIIDNFDTLEGQTVSIAGRIMTKRLMGKASFCHIADRNGQIQTYVRKDAIGEEDYSDFKHYDLGDIIGIKGEVFKTQKGEISVKAKEVTLLSKSLQILPEKYHGLKDTDTRYRQRYLDLIVNPEVKEAFFARTKIIKEIRHVLDNKGYLEVETPVLNTLSGGASAKPFITHHNALDMEMYMRIALELPLKRLIVGGFERVYEIGRVFRNEGLSVRHNPEFTLLELYEAYTDYHGMMDITEEIIRTVAMKVLGKTTVTYDGEEIDLGKPFARLSMVDAVKQYANIDFDTVEGDEAAKALAKEHHIDIEKHYKKGDILNLFFEEYVEEHLVQPTFITDHPVEISPLAKRKPEKPDYTERFELFITKREFANAFSELNDPIDQRSRFERQEELRAAGDEEASMIDEDFITALEYGMPPTGGLGIGIDRLVMLLTDSYSIRDVLLFPTMKHRD comes from the coding sequence ATGTCAGATAATCCTAATAACAGTGTGGACAAAGAACAGGACCTTAATGAACTCTTAAAAATAAGAAGAGATAAATTAGCTGCATTACAAAGCAAAGGGAAAGACCCTTTTCAATTAACAAAATTTGATGTGAGTCATCATGGTGATGAAATCATTGATAATTTCGATACCCTTGAAGGACAAACTGTATCCATAGCAGGAAGAATTATGACCAAGCGTCTCATGGGTAAAGCTTCATTTTGCCATATAGCAGATAGAAATGGACAGATTCAAACCTACGTGAGAAAAGACGCCATTGGTGAAGAAGATTACAGCGATTTTAAACACTATGACCTTGGAGATATTATCGGTATAAAAGGCGAAGTATTCAAGACTCAGAAAGGTGAAATATCCGTTAAAGCAAAAGAAGTAACACTGCTTTCCAAGAGTTTACAGATACTGCCAGAGAAATATCATGGCTTGAAAGATACGGATACAAGATATCGCCAACGTTATCTTGACCTTATTGTGAACCCAGAAGTAAAAGAAGCATTCTTTGCAAGAACAAAGATTATCAAAGAAATTAGACATGTACTTGATAACAAAGGATACCTTGAGGTTGAAACCCCAGTACTGAACACTTTATCTGGAGGCGCATCCGCAAAACCATTTATCACCCATCACAATGCACTGGATATGGAAATGTATATGCGTATAGCCCTTGAACTACCCCTTAAACGTCTCATTGTTGGAGGTTTTGAACGTGTTTACGAAATTGGGCGGGTATTTAGAAATGAAGGATTATCTGTACGGCATAATCCGGAGTTCACATTATTAGAATTGTATGAAGCCTATACAGACTATCACGGTATGATGGATATCACAGAAGAGATTATTCGAACAGTAGCCATGAAGGTACTTGGTAAAACCACCGTTACGTACGATGGAGAAGAGATTGATCTTGGTAAACCATTTGCAAGATTATCCATGGTGGATGCTGTCAAGCAATATGCCAACATTGACTTTGATACCGTTGAAGGAGACGAAGCAGCAAAAGCATTAGCAAAAGAACACCATATTGACATAGAGAAACACTATAAGAAAGGTGATATCCTGAACTTATTCTTTGAAGAATACGTGGAAGAACACCTTGTACAACCCACATTTATTACCGATCATCCCGTTGAAATATCACCTCTGGCTAAAAGAAAGCCGGAGAAACCAGATTATACAGAGCGTTTTGAGCTGTTCATCACCAAGCGTGAATTTGCCAATGCGTTCTCAGAGCTTAATGACCCTATTGATCAACGTTCAAGATTTGAAAGACAAGAAGAACTTCGTGCAGCAGGGGATGAAGAAGCCAGCATGATTGATGAAGACTTTATTACAGCTCTTGAATATGGTATGCCTCCAACAGGTGGGCTTGGTATTGGTATTGACCGTTTGGTTATGTTATTAACGGATTCTTACTCCATCAGAGATGTATTATTATTCCCAACAATGAAACATAGAGACTAA
- a CDS encoding biotin--[acetyl-CoA-carboxylase] ligase — protein MKEKILQLLYDAEAYISGEEMSHTLGVSRTAIWKVINQLKSQGYEIESVTRKGYKLINAPDLLNKEELHYDLHTDFIGQEIHTYETLGSTNQEAKKLALEGLRDGTVVIANEQTAGKGRRGRSWVSPPGTGIWMTLLLRPDIQPQHASMVTLVAGLAVCEVIREVTGLEAEIKWPNDIVLNGKKICGLLTEMNSEIDYINFVVIGIGINVNVAEFPDELKGIATSLLLEGGQTYERKVLVKRILERFEKYYKLYLETEDLSHMIDAYQEHCVNIGREVRVSRKNEVLIGTVKKVSDKGELIVIDDKGDERLIHSGEVSVRGIYGYV, from the coding sequence ATGAAGGAAAAAATATTACAATTACTATATGACGCAGAGGCGTATATATCTGGAGAAGAAATGAGCCATACGTTAGGGGTGTCCCGTACAGCTATCTGGAAAGTGATCAACCAGCTTAAGAGTCAAGGCTATGAGATTGAGTCCGTGACACGAAAAGGGTACAAGCTTATTAATGCGCCAGATTTATTAAATAAGGAAGAATTGCATTACGATCTTCATACAGATTTCATTGGGCAAGAAATACACACCTATGAAACCCTTGGGTCAACCAATCAAGAAGCTAAAAAATTGGCACTTGAAGGGCTTCGTGATGGTACGGTTGTTATCGCCAATGAGCAAACCGCTGGGAAAGGCCGAAGAGGTCGCTCATGGGTATCGCCCCCTGGTACGGGTATCTGGATGACGCTGTTATTGCGACCAGATATACAGCCGCAGCATGCTTCCATGGTCACATTGGTAGCAGGTCTAGCTGTTTGTGAAGTGATACGTGAAGTAACAGGATTAGAAGCTGAAATTAAATGGCCCAATGATATTGTGTTGAATGGCAAAAAAATATGTGGGCTACTAACAGAGATGAATTCAGAGATTGATTATATTAATTTTGTTGTTATAGGTATAGGTATTAATGTGAATGTGGCTGAGTTTCCAGACGAGCTTAAAGGAATAGCCACATCCCTCTTGTTAGAAGGCGGGCAAACCTATGAAAGAAAAGTGTTGGTCAAACGTATTTTAGAACGGTTTGAAAAATACTATAAGCTGTATTTGGAAACGGAAGATTTGAGCCATATGATTGACGCATATCAAGAGCATTGTGTGAACATTGGACGAGAAGTTCGTGTTTCTCGGAAGAATGAAGTGCTGATTGGGACTGTCAAGAAGGTCTCAGATAAAGGTGAGTTAATTGTGATAGACGACAAAGGTGATGAAAGACTTATCCATTCAGGTGAGGTATCCGTTCGCGGTATTTATGGTTATGTATAA
- a CDS encoding DUF6145 family protein translates to MEEERVILAVSNGYNKKYYLNEDFEGLPQQVKDEIKITSVLYTEDIGGIFTIGFEENGDLFLEVEVDENDLLFDDIGSGLKIKQMQQEKQELWEALETYFRVFYLGEE, encoded by the coding sequence ATGGAAGAAGAAAGAGTTATATTAGCGGTTTCCAATGGTTATAATAAGAAGTATTATTTAAATGAAGATTTTGAGGGTTTGCCTCAGCAGGTGAAGGATGAAATAAAAATCACATCGGTTCTATATACAGAGGATATTGGTGGGATTTTTACCATTGGGTTTGAGGAGAATGGTGATTTATTTCTTGAAGTAGAGGTAGATGAGAATGATTTGTTGTTTGATGATATTGGTAGTGGATTGAAAATTAAGCAGATGCAGCAGGAGAAGCAGGAGTTGTGGGAGGCTTTGGAGACTTATTTTAGGGTGTTTTACTTGGGGGAGGAATAA
- a CDS encoding Dabb family protein, whose translation MIRHVVMFKFLEEAGGSGRLENLLKAKALLEGLVGKVPEIKWLHVGLNHEEADDENYDLVLTVDVETIDDLEAYQINPDHKMVGGFIKQVVCGRACVDYAI comes from the coding sequence ATGATACGTCATGTAGTGATGTTTAAGTTTTTGGAAGAGGCAGGAGGATCTGGTCGATTGGAGAATCTGTTAAAGGCGAAGGCTTTGTTGGAGGGGCTTGTGGGTAAGGTGCCTGAGATCAAGTGGCTGCATGTGGGGCTTAATCATGAGGAGGCAGATGATGAGAATTATGATTTGGTGTTAACGGTGGATGTAGAGACTATAGATGATCTAGAGGCTTATCAGATAAATCCAGACCATAAGATGGTTGGTGGTTTTATTAAGCAGGTTGTGTGTGGGCGAGCTTGTGTGGATTATGCTATTTAG
- a CDS encoding DNA methyltransferase, translating into MANINETISEVAKLNPELARQIQKYVKDHSYGLVFERNLPEAIRLYKKEPIAGDIVNILPVRGEEEKDENKVSWVVKSIKDGVASLEHDGETKDVPVEDIVVLISYRDVIYPGLKEIDRVEQGNPDDPYHMVINSENYHALEALTYAYAGKVDCIYIDPPYNSGAKDWKYNNDYVVVDDQYRHSKWLAFMERRLKLAKQLLNPKDSVLLVTIDEREYARLSLLLEQNFPEATIQMVSITINPSGAVRKNLFARSDEYMFIVLIGDAHVNQVKGFGDETEVRWWYLRRLEYASRRGTVKGGVAQFYPIYVDDATLNIVKIGEPITSDVDRYSVPQIDGTTAVFPVKDDGMEMNWGVTGETLQRLIDEQVVQVVKNTRSQNQPYTIKYLSENYKEKIDEGRWAVRGYREDGSKIVVETGGKLTRTTTVWSSKQYDAKTYGTTILKSIVKDDRFSFPKSLYSVYDALKNFVSEKPDALIIDFFAGSGTTLHAVSLLNAVDDGRRRCICVTNNEVSADEQKKFIKDGLRPYDMDWEKYGIANYVTWVRTKCSINGVDVDGNPLDGDYGKPSKGLDLGFKLKKSDGFKANAVFCELTYESAWPIRLDRAFDAIAPILWMQAGCQGPIIKRIGKSYLTTDFYGVLFDYGQASKFCEKVKKTQSITTVFVVTDDQRRYSNMCKRLPGVEVHRLYETFLRTFEICGEGGLD; encoded by the coding sequence ATGGCTAATATTAATGAAACCATTTCTGAAGTGGCAAAGTTAAATCCGGAACTTGCACGTCAGATTCAGAAATATGTAAAGGACCATTCATACGGTCTGGTTTTTGAGCGTAATTTACCAGAAGCAATCAGACTATATAAAAAAGAACCAATTGCTGGTGATATAGTAAATATTCTTCCTGTACGTGGCGAGGAAGAAAAAGATGAAAATAAGGTTTCTTGGGTAGTAAAATCTATCAAGGATGGTGTGGCATCTTTGGAACATGATGGTGAAACAAAAGATGTTCCAGTTGAAGATATTGTGGTTCTTATAAGTTATCGGGATGTGATTTATCCAGGACTTAAAGAGATTGACCGTGTGGAACAAGGAAATCCTGATGACCCGTATCATATGGTTATTAATTCTGAAAATTATCATGCTTTGGAAGCACTAACATATGCATATGCAGGTAAGGTAGATTGTATTTATATTGACCCACCATACAATTCTGGTGCAAAAGATTGGAAATATAATAATGATTATGTAGTCGTAGATGACCAATATCGTCATAGTAAATGGCTTGCATTTATGGAAAGACGATTAAAGTTAGCAAAGCAGCTTTTAAATCCCAAGGATTCAGTTTTGTTAGTTACAATTGATGAACGTGAGTATGCAAGATTGTCATTGCTATTGGAACAGAATTTTCCTGAAGCAACTATTCAAATGGTAAGCATTACGATAAATCCATCTGGTGCAGTACGTAAAAATCTTTTTGCTCGTTCCGATGAATACATGTTTATTGTTTTAATAGGGGATGCCCATGTGAATCAAGTAAAAGGATTTGGTGATGAAACAGAAGTACGTTGGTGGTATTTGAGACGACTAGAATATGCGTCACGTAGAGGTACTGTAAAGGGTGGTGTAGCTCAGTTTTATCCTATTTATGTGGATGATGCTACTTTAAATATTGTTAAAATAGGTGAACCAATTACATCAGATGTTGATAGATATTCTGTACCTCAAATAGATGGAACAACTGCAGTATTTCCTGTAAAAGATGATGGTATGGAAATGAACTGGGGCGTTACTGGGGAAACACTTCAGAGACTTATTGATGAGCAGGTAGTTCAAGTTGTTAAGAATACAAGATCACAGAATCAACCATATACAATTAAGTATTTGAGTGAGAATTATAAGGAAAAAATCGATGAAGGGCGTTGGGCTGTCAGAGGATATAGAGAAGATGGTTCAAAAATTGTCGTAGAAACTGGAGGGAAACTGACACGAACAACAACAGTATGGTCTAGCAAACAATATGATGCTAAAACGTATGGTACAACTATATTAAAGAGTATTGTAAAAGATGATAGATTTTCATTCCCAAAATCATTATATTCGGTTTATGACGCTTTGAAAAATTTTGTGTCAGAAAAACCAGATGCGTTAATTATCGATTTCTTTGCTGGTTCTGGTACAACGCTTCACGCAGTGAGTTTGCTTAATGCCGTTGATGATGGTAGAAGACGTTGTATATGTGTGACAAATAACGAAGTATCGGCTGATGAACAAAAGAAATTTATAAAAGACGGTCTTCGTCCATATGATATGGATTGGGAAAAATATGGCATAGCAAATTATGTAACATGGGTAAGGACAAAATGTAGTATAAATGGCGTTGATGTTGATGGGAATCCATTGGATGGAGATTATGGAAAACCCTCAAAAGGTTTAGATTTAGGATTTAAATTAAAAAAATCCGATGGTTTCAAAGCGAATGCCGTGTTCTGCGAGTTGACCTACGAGTCAGCATGGCCTATACGACTTGACCGAGCATTTGATGCCATTGCGCCTATTCTTTGGATGCAGGCAGGATGCCAGGGACCGATTATTAAGCGTATTGGTAAGAGCTATTTAACCACAGATTTCTACGGAGTACTTTTTGACTACGGTCAGGCATCAAAGTTCTGTGAGAAAGTGAAGAAAACACAATCAATTACAACAGTGTTTGTGGTTACAGATGACCAGAGACGTTATTCAAATATGTGTAAACGTCTACCAGGAGTGGAAGTACATAGGTTGTATGAGACATTCTTGAGAACATTTGAGATTTGTGGTGAAGGAGGGTTAGACTGA
- the greA gene encoding transcription elongation factor GreA encodes MPDKKIILTYNGLRELEDELQHLKVVRRKDVAEKIKEARAQGDLSENAEYDAAKEEQGEIETRIVEIENILKKAEVVDEEEVSLDTINVGCKVRIFDFEFDEEVDYAIVGSMEADPLNYKISNESPVGEALIGAKVDDEVMAETPNGVVKLKVLDIHR; translated from the coding sequence ATGCCTGACAAAAAAATAATTCTAACATATAATGGACTGAGAGAATTAGAAGATGAATTACAGCATTTAAAGGTAGTAAGGAGAAAAGACGTAGCCGAGAAAATCAAAGAAGCCAGAGCACAAGGTGACTTATCGGAGAATGCCGAATACGACGCAGCAAAAGAAGAACAAGGAGAAATTGAAACAAGAATCGTAGAGATTGAAAACATACTTAAAAAAGCAGAAGTAGTTGATGAAGAAGAAGTATCACTGGATACAATCAATGTGGGTTGTAAAGTTCGTATATTTGACTTTGAATTTGATGAAGAAGTAGACTATGCAATTGTTGGTTCAATGGAAGCCGATCCATTGAATTATAAAATATCCAATGAATCACCTGTTGGTGAAGCCTTAATTGGTGCAAAGGTTGACGATGAGGTCATGGCAGAAACGCCCAATGGTGTTGTTAAACTAAAAGTATTAGATATTCATCGTTAA
- a CDS encoding ECF transporter S component gives MKQMSTRKLVLASVMVAITIILAYTPLGLLPIPPINPTILHIPTIIIAILEGPIMGLIVGLGFGLTTLVKAFTMPTMVLDPLFMNPLISVLPRALIGVGAYYVYALLKNLLGKLKAGETIAVTAGAIVGSFINTIGVLGMIYVLYDDVIVEKFSMNAQKFVIAVATTSGVGEAVVAAVATLAVVLALKKVYYRGNK, from the coding sequence ATGAAACAAATGTCGACAAGGAAGCTTGTCTTGGCTTCTGTGATGGTAGCTATTACGATTATTTTAGCTTACACACCTTTGGGCTTACTGCCTATTCCACCCATTAATCCTACAATCTTACATATCCCGACGATTATTATTGCTATATTGGAAGGACCCATTATGGGGCTTATTGTTGGTTTGGGATTTGGGTTAACCACGTTGGTTAAAGCATTTACCATGCCTACCATGGTGCTAGACCCATTGTTTATGAATCCATTGATCTCAGTCTTGCCAAGAGCTTTAATTGGTGTAGGTGCTTACTATGTGTATGCACTTCTAAAAAACCTGTTAGGCAAGTTAAAAGCGGGCGAGACCATTGCTGTCACTGCTGGTGCCATTGTGGGAAGTTTTATCAATACCATTGGTGTCCTTGGGATGATTTATGTGTTGTATGATGATGTTATTGTAGAGAAATTTAGTATGAATGCTCAGAAATTTGTTATAGCAGTAGCCACGACCTCCGGTGTTGGTGAAGCAGTGGTAGCAGCTGTTGCAACATTAGCGGTGGTATTGGCCTTAAAAAAAGTATATTATAGAGGTAATAAATAG
- the dusB gene encoding tRNA dihydrouridine synthase DusB produces the protein MKIGNVQLENNVCLAPMAGVTDLPYRLLCKEQGCGLVYTEMISAKAVYFNNKNTNLLMQIDEKERPVAMQLFGCDPDLMAEMAKKIVDEHSQIDIIDINMGCPVPKVVNNGEGSGLMKQPGLVGEIVKKVSRAIPIPLTIKIRKGFDDNLINAVEIAKIAEANGAAAVGVHGRTREQYYSGKADWDIIRQVKEAITIPVLGNGDVFTPEDAKAMLHETGCDGILIGRGAQGNPWLFKRIIHYLESGDLLPLPTLQEIVEMIQRHMAMLCAYKGEYTAIREMRKHISWYTKGLPGSANLRRSINQLECFEAIEDKLEELKNMT, from the coding sequence ATGAAAATCGGAAATGTTCAATTAGAAAACAATGTATGTTTAGCACCTATGGCTGGTGTAACAGATTTACCATACCGATTGTTATGTAAAGAGCAGGGGTGTGGTTTGGTTTATACAGAGATGATTAGTGCCAAAGCAGTCTATTTTAATAATAAAAACACGAATCTCCTGATGCAAATTGATGAGAAGGAGCGACCAGTAGCCATGCAGCTATTTGGTTGTGACCCTGATTTGATGGCGGAGATGGCTAAGAAGATAGTGGACGAACATTCACAAATTGACATCATAGATATTAACATGGGTTGTCCAGTACCTAAAGTGGTGAATAATGGTGAAGGTTCAGGACTGATGAAACAACCAGGATTAGTAGGTGAAATCGTTAAGAAGGTCTCAAGAGCCATTCCTATACCGCTAACCATTAAGATAAGAAAGGGTTTTGATGATAACCTTATTAATGCAGTTGAAATTGCCAAGATAGCAGAAGCTAATGGTGCAGCAGCTGTAGGTGTTCACGGCCGCACAAGGGAACAATACTATAGTGGGAAAGCCGATTGGGATATTATCCGCCAGGTAAAAGAAGCAATCACTATACCTGTATTGGGGAATGGGGATGTATTTACGCCAGAAGATGCAAAGGCAATGCTTCATGAAACAGGGTGCGATGGCATACTCATTGGAAGAGGTGCTCAGGGAAATCCATGGCTGTTTAAGCGAATTATTCATTACCTTGAGTCAGGTGATTTATTACCTTTACCTACTCTACAAGAAATTGTGGAGATGATTCAAAGACACATGGCCATGTTATGTGCATATAAAGGCGAGTATACTGCCATTCGAGAAATGCGTAAGCACATATCCTGGTATACAAAAGGTTTGCCAGGCTCGGCGAATCTTCGTCGTTCCATTAATCAACTGGAGTGCTTTGAGGCCATCGAGGATAAATTAGAAGAACTAAAAAATATGACATAA
- a CDS encoding ABC transporter ATP-binding protein has translation MLKVNQLTKTYDKIKAVDNISFHVKDGEIAVLLGPNGAGKSTTIKSIAGLLRYDGDIIINDMPNKSIEAKRIFGYVPEAPAVFDMLTIEEHIKYIASAYKMKNYKAKAKTLLEAFDLWDKKDKLGTSLSKGMKQKVSICCALLFEPRVILFDEPMIGLDPKAIKTLKDAFLKLRNSGCTILISTHIIDSVEEVWDRALIMKDGKIVLSRTREELANNNESLEDIFFHVTEGSL, from the coding sequence ATGTTAAAAGTGAATCAACTTACAAAAACCTATGATAAGATTAAGGCTGTCGATAACATCAGTTTTCATGTAAAGGACGGCGAAATAGCTGTATTACTTGGACCCAATGGTGCAGGAAAAAGTACTACCATAAAATCCATTGCTGGTTTATTGCGTTATGATGGCGATATTATCATCAACGACATGCCTAATAAAAGCATTGAAGCTAAGCGTATCTTTGGGTATGTTCCTGAAGCACCTGCTGTTTTTGATATGTTAACCATTGAAGAACATATTAAATATATTGCCAGTGCTTATAAAATGAAAAACTACAAGGCAAAAGCTAAGACGCTTTTAGAAGCCTTTGACCTATGGGATAAAAAAGATAAATTAGGTACCAGCTTATCCAAAGGAATGAAGCAAAAAGTCAGTATTTGTTGCGCTCTATTATTTGAACCAAGAGTTATTCTATTTGACGAACCCATGATTGGTCTTGACCCAAAGGCCATTAAAACCTTAAAAGATGCTTTTCTTAAATTAAGAAATAGTGGCTGCACGATTCTCATCAGCACACACATCATTGATAGTGTGGAGGAAGTATGGGATAGAGCCCTTATTATGAAAGATGGGAAAATTGTTTTATCACGAACACGTGAAGAACTTGCCAACAATAACGAGTCCTTAGAAGACATCTTCTTCCATGTTACGGAGGGTTCGTTATGA